Proteins encoded in a region of the Isosphaeraceae bacterium EP7 genome:
- a CDS encoding protein kinase, whose product MDRTPSFEFAGNDRFTVLRRLGEGGMGVVFEAIDRERDLVVALKTIRDFDPSALYWFKKEFRVLENVVHPNLVRLWELFSDGDRWFFTMELVHGTNFFDFVRPAEWSFDGGIIRPMVETLSLGASPSSTESATTPSSTVADTGAIRGEPAAPGAAPPSTTRREFFASTEPINAPTSAGATPTTPEALAALDVARLRSAMRQLAGAISTLHSLGKLHRDLKPSNVMVERGGRVVVLDFGVAAELSGLDDPDSTENHVVGTVGYMSPEQAAGGLLTPASDWYSVGVMLYAALTGRLPFIGSSLEVLTRKVREDPQPPSRLVEGLPDDLCSLCMELLSRVPETRPQGDEVLRRLGAAGPATATGAETRQGSRPFLGRGPHLAALAESLEGARRGRAVVAFVQGRSGVGKSALVQHFFGGLRDADVVVLEGRCFEQESVAYKALDALVDSLSRFLRRLSRLEVEALLPRDIATLARVFPVLRRIEAVAGAPHRSAEPPDPQELRRRAFAALRELMGRIGDRRPLILHIDDLQWGDLDSADLLSDLLRPPDAPALLLLCCFRSEYASASPCLIRLRAGGEDGAPSPERFEIEVEALTGDEARDLARLLLAREGPAPEPLVDLIARESGGSPYFVYELSHFITGGGELSDSLASSGEFSLDEVLWRRVRELPAGPRRLLEAISVAGQPVRQTSACRVAGLGTDGFAALSFLRANNLVRGRGPGALDVVEAYHDRIRETVERRLTPSEREAWHLKLALELEETGEADPETLSVHFAGGGRASSAAEYVIRAAADAVQALAFDRAATLYRRALDLTPADDPGAPALRVQLAGALANAGRGSEAGEMYLLAAAEAGPASVHDLQARAAYQFLISGRIDEGLAAFDDVLNRVGLRRPETPKRALLQLIKERVFLAARGMGYRPRNAEQIPPANLARVDIARAVAVGISVVDVIQGSYFQTRSLRLALDAGEPTRIALSLAWEGVHSACLGRSTGRRTAKLIALSHEVARVSGQPHALGMATLSAGAAYYMAGRFGDAITQLNAAEAIFRDHCTGVVWELDTTQIFGLWARIYRGEIADLTRRFAALDKEARDRGDRYMESTLGTYPGAIARLAGDEPREARLMVDESIRRWSQHGFHVQHLTHFYGHTYIDLYERDGAAAWERSERTWPAIRASLLPRIQHVAVDVLQIRGRSAVGAASTARDPRPLLKAAARFARGLDRQRLAWGQVAARLIRAGAASVRGDSARAAKHLADAIKRADAEQIDLFAAAARRQLGVVLGGDEGRELVARADAWMVAQSIRDPARMAACLVPGFPEA is encoded by the coding sequence ATGGACCGTACACCCTCGTTTGAATTCGCCGGGAATGACCGTTTCACGGTCCTCAGGCGGCTCGGCGAGGGAGGGATGGGCGTCGTCTTCGAGGCGATCGACCGCGAGCGTGACCTGGTCGTCGCCCTGAAGACGATCCGCGACTTCGACCCGTCGGCACTCTACTGGTTCAAGAAGGAATTCCGGGTCCTCGAGAACGTCGTCCACCCCAATCTTGTCCGGCTCTGGGAACTGTTCTCCGACGGCGACCGCTGGTTCTTCACGATGGAGTTGGTGCACGGCACCAATTTCTTCGACTTCGTCCGGCCCGCCGAATGGTCGTTCGACGGCGGGATCATCAGGCCGATGGTCGAGACGCTCTCGCTGGGCGCATCCCCCTCCTCGACGGAGTCGGCGACGACACCCTCCTCGACCGTCGCCGACACCGGGGCGATTCGCGGCGAACCGGCGGCGCCCGGGGCCGCACCTCCGAGCACGACGCGTCGCGAGTTTTTCGCGAGCACGGAGCCGATAAACGCTCCGACGTCGGCGGGCGCCACCCCTACGACTCCCGAGGCCCTCGCCGCCCTGGATGTCGCACGTCTGCGATCGGCCATGCGGCAACTGGCCGGGGCGATCTCGACCCTGCACTCCCTGGGAAAGCTGCACCGCGACCTGAAGCCGTCCAACGTCATGGTCGAGCGCGGGGGCCGGGTGGTCGTGCTCGACTTCGGCGTGGCGGCCGAGCTGAGCGGGCTGGACGATCCGGATTCGACCGAGAACCACGTCGTCGGCACGGTCGGGTACATGTCGCCCGAGCAGGCCGCCGGGGGCTTGCTCACGCCTGCTAGCGACTGGTACAGCGTCGGAGTGATGCTCTACGCCGCGCTCACCGGCCGACTCCCGTTCATCGGCAGCAGCCTCGAAGTGCTGACCCGGAAGGTGCGAGAGGACCCGCAGCCGCCGTCCAGGCTGGTCGAGGGCCTGCCCGATGACCTCTGCTCGCTCTGCATGGAACTGCTCAGCCGGGTCCCTGAAACCCGCCCCCAGGGGGATGAGGTGCTCCGGAGGTTGGGGGCCGCCGGTCCCGCCACGGCGACCGGTGCGGAGACGCGACAGGGCAGCCGGCCGTTCCTGGGGCGGGGCCCGCACCTGGCCGCCCTGGCCGAATCGCTGGAAGGGGCCCGGAGAGGCCGCGCGGTGGTCGCCTTTGTGCAGGGCCGGTCGGGGGTCGGCAAGAGCGCCCTGGTCCAGCACTTCTTCGGCGGCCTGCGGGACGCGGACGTCGTCGTCCTGGAGGGGCGCTGCTTCGAGCAAGAATCGGTGGCGTACAAGGCGCTCGACGCCCTGGTCGACTCGCTCAGCCGTTTCCTCAGGCGACTCTCCAGGCTGGAGGTCGAGGCCCTGTTGCCGCGCGACATCGCCACGCTGGCGAGGGTCTTCCCGGTACTCCGTCGGATCGAGGCCGTGGCCGGCGCGCCGCACCGATCGGCCGAGCCCCCCGACCCGCAAGAACTGAGGCGGAGGGCCTTCGCCGCGCTGCGGGAACTGATGGGACGGATCGGCGACCGCCGCCCCTTGATCCTCCACATCGACGATCTCCAGTGGGGCGACCTGGACAGTGCCGACCTGCTCTCGGACCTGCTGCGGCCCCCCGATGCGCCCGCCTTGCTGCTCCTCTGCTGCTTCCGCAGCGAGTACGCCTCGGCCAGCCCCTGCCTGATCCGCCTGCGTGCCGGCGGCGAGGATGGCGCCCCGAGTCCCGAGCGGTTCGAGATCGAGGTCGAGGCGCTGACGGGCGACGAGGCTCGCGACCTGGCCAGGCTCCTGCTGGCCCGCGAAGGGCCCGCCCCTGAACCGCTGGTCGATCTGATCGCGCGAGAGTCGGGGGGCAGCCCCTACTTCGTCTACGAGCTGTCGCACTTCATCACCGGCGGGGGCGAGCTGTCGGACAGCCTGGCCAGCAGCGGCGAGTTCAGCCTCGATGAGGTGCTCTGGCGGCGGGTCCGCGAGCTGCCCGCGGGCCCGAGGCGGCTGCTGGAGGCGATCTCGGTCGCCGGCCAGCCCGTCCGCCAGACCTCGGCCTGCCGCGTCGCGGGCCTCGGCACGGACGGGTTCGCCGCGCTCTCCTTCCTGCGGGCCAACAACCTGGTGCGGGGCCGCGGCCCGGGCGCGCTCGACGTGGTCGAAGCCTATCACGACCGGATCCGCGAGACGGTCGAGCGGCGGTTAACCCCCTCCGAGCGCGAGGCCTGGCACCTCAAGCTCGCTCTGGAATTGGAGGAAACCGGCGAGGCCGATCCCGAGACGCTGTCGGTGCACTTCGCCGGCGGGGGCAGGGCAAGCTCCGCCGCCGAGTATGTGATCAGGGCCGCGGCCGACGCCGTCCAGGCCCTGGCCTTCGACCGCGCCGCGACGCTCTACCGGCGTGCTCTCGACCTGACGCCGGCCGATGACCCCGGAGCCCCCGCGCTGCGGGTCCAGCTCGCCGGGGCGCTGGCCAATGCCGGACGCGGGTCCGAGGCCGGCGAAATGTACCTGCTCGCGGCGGCCGAGGCCGGCCCGGCCAGCGTGCACGACTTGCAGGCCCGCGCCGCCTACCAGTTCCTCATCAGCGGCCGGATCGACGAGGGGCTCGCCGCCTTCGACGACGTGCTGAACCGGGTCGGCCTGAGACGGCCCGAGACCCCCAAGCGGGCGCTGCTCCAGCTCATCAAGGAGCGGGTCTTTCTGGCGGCCAGGGGCATGGGCTACCGGCCCAGGAACGCCGAGCAGATCCCTCCGGCGAACCTTGCCAGGGTGGACATCGCCCGCGCCGTGGCGGTGGGGATCAGCGTCGTCGACGTCATCCAGGGCTCCTACTTCCAGACCCGAAGCCTGAGGCTGGCCCTCGACGCCGGCGAGCCCACCCGGATCGCACTCTCGCTGGCCTGGGAGGGGGTGCACTCGGCCTGCCTGGGGCGGTCGACCGGGCGGCGCACGGCGAAGCTGATCGCGCTGTCGCATGAGGTCGCCCGTGTCTCGGGGCAGCCGCACGCGCTGGGCATGGCGACGCTCTCCGCCGGTGCCGCCTATTACATGGCGGGCCGATTCGGCGACGCGATCACCCAGCTCAACGCCGCCGAGGCGATCTTCCGCGACCACTGCACTGGGGTCGTCTGGGAACTCGACACGACGCAGATCTTCGGTCTTTGGGCGCGGATCTACCGAGGCGAGATCGCCGATCTGACGCGTCGATTCGCCGCCCTGGACAAGGAGGCACGCGACCGTGGCGATCGCTATATGGAATCGACGCTGGGCACCTACCCCGGCGCGATCGCCCGCCTGGCCGGCGACGAGCCGCGCGAGGCCCGCCTGATGGTCGACGAGTCGATCAGGCGGTGGTCGCAGCACGGGTTCCACGTCCAGCACCTGACTCACTTCTACGGCCACACCTACATCGACCTCTACGAACGAGATGGGGCCGCCGCCTGGGAGCGTAGCGAGCGTACCTGGCCCGCGATCCGCGCCTCGTTGCTTCCGCGCATCCAGCACGTCGCCGTCGACGTCCTCCAGATCCGCGGCCGCAGTGCCGTCGGCGCGGCCTCGACCGCCAGGGACCCGCGCCCGTTGCTCAAGGCCGCCGCCCGGTTCGCCCGCGGCCTGGACCGCCAACGGTTGGCCTGGGGTCAGGTGGCCGCCCGCCTGATCCGGGCCGGAGCCGCCTCGGTCCGCGGAGACTCGGCCAGGGCGGCGAAGCATCTGGCCGACGCGATCAAGCGGGCCGACGCCGAACAGATCGACCTCTTCGCGGCGGCGGCTCGACGGCAGTTGGGCGTCGTCCTGGGCGGAGACGAGGGCCGCGAGCTGGTCGCACGCGCCGATGCTTGGATGGTCGCCCAGTCGATCCGCGACCCCGCACGAATGGCCGCCTGCCTGGTTCCCGGCTTCCCTGAGGCCTGA
- a CDS encoding multidrug efflux RND transporter permease subunit — protein sequence MVDFFIRRPIFATVSALLMLLIGGICAFQLPIAQYPQIAPPQVQVTTTYTGADALSVARTVTTPIEQQINGTKGLIYYNSDSTSNGVSNIVATFDVGYSQDMAAVDIQNKVQTAQAQLPPEVKQYGVSIKKTSTDMVCVVNLISPDGRYDATFLDNYGQIYIADALKRIPGISDATVLGRKYAMRIWIDPDRLANMKIAPTEIVQAVQQENVQAAAGKIGGRPVPTGQDFELPITVKGRLEKASEFEEIVVRRNDDGSIVRLKDVARVELASENYESASYIDGKPAGGILIFQYADANALAIVDQIKVEMDHLTASFPEGLEYTIVYNTTDYVHENISEVEHTLIESFVLVMIVVFVFLQGFRATLIPMLAIPVSLVATFAVMKAFGFSINSLTLCGLVLAIGLVVDDAIIVVENVEKFLHRGLPPLEATRAAMAEITTPIVTITLVLAAVFVPVSFMPGMTGKLYNQFAMTIVFSFVFSAFNSLSFSPAMARLFLKTKHGETKFFLFRWFNRGLKWIEDSYDSVLDFTAHHWWTIVVPSLGLLVLTGWMINARPKTFIPTEDQGYLIVVVQTPDGTSGEKTEQVLKRVEGYCRGLEGVKHTVMIEGLNVITSANQTNCGVVFMPLQEWGERTTPELRAAGLAKSLQGLLSSKVRDAMVLVLQPPPIRGLSQTGGFELMIEDRAGKGVDAIQGVVDRFQDEARKRPELAGVFSTFSARVPQLKFEVDRTKSRRLDVPISDVFAVLQANLGGYYINDFDLYGKVWKVILQAEGSVRTKPEDIQNLYVLNRKGDRVPLSSLGEVRYALGPIDVPHYNLYGTAKMNGAPAPGYSSGQALIAMEEVAAKVLPTGFGYEWTGTTYQEQKTGNQATYIFGLSVVCVFLFMAALYESWIRPTVIILTVPLAMFGAIVGLWLFDMPLDVFGQIGLVMLIGLETKNAILIVEFGVEMREKHGMSIIDSAKAASRERLRPILMTSFAFVMGVLPMARATGAGAYSRNSLGIVIAFGIAVSTVLGRFVIPIYYVLGERLIDFFASKRGGEQAAIKDDPSGEHDVVAAHSNGAPIFAGVELTSSH from the coding sequence ATGGTCGACTTCTTCATCCGCCGGCCCATCTTCGCCACGGTGTCGGCCCTCTTGATGCTGCTCATCGGCGGGATCTGCGCGTTCCAACTGCCGATCGCCCAGTATCCGCAGATCGCGCCCCCCCAGGTGCAGGTGACAACCACCTACACCGGGGCCGACGCCCTGAGCGTCGCGCGCACCGTCACCACGCCGATCGAGCAGCAGATCAATGGCACGAAGGGCCTGATCTATTACAACTCGGACAGCACCAGCAACGGCGTCTCCAACATCGTCGCCACCTTCGACGTCGGCTACTCGCAGGACATGGCCGCCGTCGACATCCAGAACAAGGTGCAGACAGCCCAGGCGCAGCTCCCGCCGGAGGTCAAGCAGTACGGCGTCTCGATCAAGAAGACGTCGACCGACATGGTCTGCGTCGTCAACCTGATCTCGCCCGATGGGCGCTACGACGCCACCTTCCTGGACAACTACGGCCAGATTTACATCGCCGACGCGCTCAAGCGCATCCCCGGCATCAGCGACGCCACGGTCCTCGGCCGCAAGTATGCGATGCGGATCTGGATCGACCCGGACCGGCTGGCGAACATGAAGATCGCCCCCACCGAGATCGTCCAGGCCGTGCAGCAGGAGAACGTCCAGGCCGCCGCCGGCAAAATCGGGGGCCGGCCCGTGCCGACCGGGCAGGATTTCGAGCTGCCGATCACGGTGAAAGGGCGGTTGGAGAAGGCCAGCGAGTTCGAGGAGATCGTCGTCCGTCGCAACGACGACGGCTCGATTGTCCGGCTCAAGGACGTCGCCCGGGTCGAGCTGGCCTCGGAGAATTACGAGAGCGCCAGCTACATCGACGGCAAGCCGGCCGGCGGCATCCTGATCTTCCAGTATGCCGACGCCAACGCGCTGGCGATCGTCGACCAGATCAAGGTCGAGATGGACCACCTGACGGCCAGCTTCCCCGAGGGCCTCGAGTACACGATCGTCTACAACACGACCGACTATGTGCACGAGAACATCAGCGAGGTCGAGCATACGCTGATCGAGTCGTTCGTCCTGGTCATGATCGTCGTGTTCGTCTTCCTCCAGGGGTTCCGCGCCACGCTCATCCCGATGCTGGCGATCCCCGTCTCGCTGGTCGCCACCTTCGCCGTCATGAAGGCGTTCGGCTTCTCGATCAACTCGCTCACGCTCTGCGGCCTGGTGCTGGCCATCGGCCTGGTGGTCGACGACGCGATCATCGTGGTCGAGAACGTCGAGAAGTTCCTGCATCGAGGGCTGCCGCCGCTCGAAGCCACTCGCGCCGCCATGGCCGAGATCACCACGCCCATCGTGACGATCACGCTGGTGCTGGCCGCCGTGTTCGTGCCCGTCTCGTTCATGCCCGGGATGACCGGCAAGCTGTACAACCAGTTCGCCATGACGATCGTCTTCTCGTTCGTCTTCTCGGCGTTCAACTCCTTGAGCTTCAGCCCCGCGATGGCCCGCCTGTTCCTGAAGACCAAGCACGGAGAGACGAAGTTCTTCCTCTTCCGCTGGTTCAATCGGGGGCTCAAGTGGATCGAAGACTCCTATGACTCGGTGCTCGACTTCACCGCGCATCACTGGTGGACGATCGTTGTCCCGTCGCTTGGGCTGCTGGTGCTGACCGGCTGGATGATCAACGCCCGGCCCAAGACGTTCATCCCCACGGAGGACCAAGGGTACCTGATCGTCGTGGTCCAGACGCCCGACGGGACCAGCGGCGAGAAGACCGAGCAGGTCTTGAAGCGGGTCGAAGGGTACTGCCGAGGCCTGGAAGGGGTCAAGCACACGGTGATGATCGAGGGCCTGAACGTCATCACGTCGGCCAACCAGACCAACTGCGGCGTCGTCTTCATGCCGTTGCAGGAGTGGGGCGAACGCACGACGCCCGAGCTGAGGGCCGCGGGCCTGGCGAAATCCCTCCAGGGCTTGCTCTCGTCGAAGGTGCGAGACGCCATGGTCCTGGTGCTCCAGCCCCCGCCGATCCGCGGCCTGAGCCAGACCGGCGGCTTCGAGCTGATGATCGAAGACCGCGCCGGCAAGGGAGTCGACGCCATCCAAGGGGTCGTCGACCGCTTCCAGGACGAGGCACGGAAGCGTCCCGAGCTGGCGGGGGTCTTCTCGACCTTCTCGGCCCGCGTCCCCCAGCTCAAGTTCGAGGTCGACCGCACCAAGTCGCGCCGGCTCGACGTGCCGATCAGCGACGTCTTCGCCGTGCTCCAGGCCAACCTCGGCGGCTATTACATCAATGACTTTGACCTCTACGGCAAGGTCTGGAAGGTGATCCTCCAGGCCGAGGGGAGCGTCCGAACCAAGCCCGAGGACATCCAGAATCTCTACGTCCTGAACCGCAAAGGAGATCGCGTCCCGCTCAGCTCTCTGGGCGAGGTCCGCTACGCGCTAGGCCCCATCGACGTGCCGCACTACAACCTTTATGGCACGGCGAAGATGAACGGGGCGCCCGCGCCGGGGTACAGCTCGGGCCAGGCCCTGATCGCGATGGAAGAGGTCGCGGCCAAGGTGCTGCCCACCGGGTTCGGCTACGAGTGGACCGGCACGACCTATCAGGAGCAGAAGACGGGCAACCAGGCGACCTACATCTTCGGCCTGTCGGTGGTCTGCGTCTTCCTGTTCATGGCCGCCCTGTATGAGAGCTGGATCAGGCCCACGGTCATCATCCTGACGGTGCCGCTGGCCATGTTCGGCGCCATCGTCGGCCTCTGGCTCTTCGACATGCCGCTTGACGTCTTCGGCCAGATCGGCCTGGTCATGCTCATCGGCCTGGAGACCAAGAACGCGATCCTGATCGTCGAGTTCGGCGTCGAGATGCGCGAAAAGCATGGGATGAGCATCATCGACAGCGCCAAGGCGGCGTCGCGCGAGCGGCTCAGGCCGATCCTGATGACGTCGTTCGCCTTCGTCATGGGCGTCTTGCCGATGGCCCGAGCCACAGGCGCCGGAGCCTACAGCCGCAACTCGCTGGGCATCGTGATCGCATTCGGCATCGCGGTGAGCACCGTGCTCGGCCGGTTCGTGATCCCGATCTATTATGTCCTGGGTGAGCGCCTGATCGACTTCTTCGCTTCGAAGCGGGGCGGCGAGCAGGCCGCGATCAAGGACGACCCGTCGGGCGAGCACGACGTCGTCGCGGCCCACTCGAATGGGGCACCGATCTTCGCCGGCGTGGAACTCACGAGCAGCCACTAA
- a CDS encoding efflux RND transporter periplasmic adaptor subunit, whose protein sequence is MRTEFDQKTGPGRLAGYALLVAGILSVAGCQKPAVVAEAPPPIVGVVESRRMSVPVMVTPNGTTRALEDVTIRARVRGFLTERHFAEGSLVKKGQLLLVIDEEPYKIALESARAKLAEAEASLEKSEQSKGREVASAQVELSRAQLALGQIQEHRSQNLLSRKAGSAEDLDKAAADRRRWEAQVEADLANHDQSKADYAVGIAAAKAQVSAARAAVREAELNLGYCRMEAPIDGQIGQAKVKVGNLVGPDMSGGGAFSELATIQQLDPMGVDIRISSRDLDRTRRLIRQGLAVRLSRPGSAGEQEHPQQGTCDFIDNTIDETTSTFLAKARMPNPGGTLLPGEYVKLRMVVDHLADAVVVPSPAVSETDSGPVVYIVDAGGKVAVQRVDAAQVFEGMRVITKGLDSGVPVIVEGMQAVRPGVVVKTEPAIVPRSVSEGSKVTATRPGGDPGPLDSTPPRS, encoded by the coding sequence ATGAGAACCGAATTCGACCAGAAGACCGGCCCGGGTCGGCTCGCGGGATATGCCCTCCTCGTCGCGGGCATCCTGTCGGTGGCGGGTTGCCAGAAGCCGGCCGTCGTGGCCGAAGCACCGCCGCCGATCGTCGGCGTCGTCGAGTCCAGGCGCATGAGCGTGCCGGTGATGGTCACCCCCAACGGCACGACCAGGGCCCTGGAAGACGTGACCATCCGGGCCAGGGTCCGCGGGTTCCTGACCGAACGGCATTTCGCCGAGGGGTCGCTCGTGAAGAAAGGGCAGCTGCTCCTGGTCATCGACGAGGAGCCGTACAAGATCGCGCTCGAATCGGCCCGCGCCAAGCTGGCCGAGGCCGAGGCCTCGCTCGAGAAGTCGGAGCAGTCCAAGGGGCGTGAGGTCGCCTCGGCGCAGGTCGAGCTGAGCCGGGCGCAACTGGCGCTCGGCCAGATCCAGGAGCACCGCAGCCAGAACCTGCTCTCACGCAAGGCGGGGTCGGCCGAGGACCTCGACAAGGCAGCGGCCGACCGCCGCCGTTGGGAGGCGCAGGTCGAGGCCGACCTGGCCAACCACGATCAGTCGAAGGCCGATTATGCCGTGGGGATCGCCGCGGCCAAGGCGCAGGTCTCGGCCGCCAGGGCCGCCGTCCGCGAGGCCGAGCTGAACCTGGGCTACTGCCGGATGGAGGCCCCCATCGACGGCCAGATCGGCCAGGCGAAGGTCAAGGTCGGCAATCTCGTCGGCCCCGACATGAGCGGAGGGGGGGCCTTCTCCGAGCTGGCGACCATCCAGCAGCTCGACCCCATGGGTGTTGACATCCGGATCAGCTCACGCGACCTCGACCGCACCAGGCGCCTGATTCGCCAGGGCCTGGCCGTCAGGCTCTCGCGTCCGGGATCGGCCGGCGAGCAGGAGCATCCCCAGCAGGGGACCTGCGACTTCATCGACAACACGATCGACGAGACGACCTCCACCTTCCTGGCCAAGGCGCGGATGCCCAACCCGGGCGGGACTCTGCTGCCCGGTGAATACGTCAAGCTGCGCATGGTGGTCGACCACCTGGCCGACGCCGTCGTCGTCCCGTCTCCGGCGGTCTCCGAGACCGACTCGGGCCCCGTGGTTTATATCGTCGACGCCGGCGGAAAGGTTGCCGTCCAGAGGGTGGACGCCGCCCAGGTCTTTGAAGGGATGCGGGTCATCACCAAGGGCCTCGACTCCGGCGTGCCGGTCATCGTCGAGGGGATGCAGGCGGTCCGCCCCGGGGTCGTCGTGAAGACCGAGCCGGCGATCGTGCCCAGATCCGTCAGCGAGGGGTCCAAGGTCACCGCAACGCGACCCGGGGGAGACCCGGGCCCCCTGGACTCAACGCCGCCCAGGTCCTGA
- a CDS encoding acetoacetate decarboxylase family protein → MGLRGMLTKDHLGFSMPSSGPLYPKPPYRYRGASMIVFEYVTDGPSAAGLLPAQAELTDPPVAGLVFADYPESTLGPYREVVLYLHATYQGKPIQYAAYLYVTTDVAMAAGREMGGFPKKIAAISFDDAGTIAGTLQRPEGLPLASGSLRPVGEPVQAPDSTLDYLTLRIIPSPTRDAPPSVSELLETGWSMSNTQVWQGDGSCTIEPGSENDPLHLLPVVKLLGCKLVRCDLEVSANETSRSQPL, encoded by the coding sequence ATGGGACTGCGCGGGATGCTGACGAAGGATCACCTCGGCTTCTCCATGCCGTCCAGCGGCCCGCTCTACCCGAAGCCTCCGTACCGCTATCGCGGCGCGAGCATGATCGTCTTCGAGTATGTCACCGACGGCCCCTCCGCCGCCGGGCTCCTGCCCGCGCAGGCCGAGCTGACCGACCCGCCGGTGGCGGGCCTCGTCTTCGCCGATTACCCCGAGAGCACGCTGGGGCCGTATCGCGAGGTCGTGCTCTATCTGCACGCCACCTATCAGGGCAAGCCGATCCAGTACGCCGCCTACCTTTACGTCACCACCGACGTGGCCATGGCCGCGGGCCGGGAGATGGGCGGGTTCCCCAAGAAGATCGCGGCCATCTCCTTCGACGATGCCGGAACGATCGCCGGCACCCTCCAGCGACCCGAGGGCCTGCCGCTCGCCTCGGGCAGCCTGCGACCCGTCGGCGAGCCGGTCCAGGCCCCCGACTCGACCCTGGACTATCTCACTCTGAGAATCATCCCCAGCCCCACGAGGGACGCCCCCCCCTCCGTATCCGAGTTGCTCGAGACTGGCTGGTCGATGAGCAACACCCAGGTCTGGCAGGGGGACGGATCATGCACGATCGAGCCCGGCAGCGAGAACGACCCCCTGCATCTCCTGCCGGTCGTCAAACTGCTGGGCTGCAAGCTGGTCCGCTGCGACCTGGAGGTCTCTGCCAACGAGACCTCCAGGTCGCAGCCCCTCTGA
- a CDS encoding S8 family serine peptidase: protein MRWRTALFLALVLVPARLGLGQAEVVENGRAGALPAGRVSAARMMNGPEIRAKLGLTREYEGGAGLSSVKVAVLDSGFEGVGGGRAYLPADAVIVEHYDPELIRRFNLGDPEFRKGFEPGNRHGRVMAQIVWGVTGARPEGPRFYLLNANGPTMLRRAVRYAIESKVDLILFSGSFEGGGNGDGRGPINRVVDDALAAGIPWINAAGNYGGRVFNGPIRPLDDGYLRLRKGADVASLRFRNHVDENNVNVTLTWNDYREDEDAGTEKDLDLFVEDWAGRRVGSGEKVQVTGVPQADSEQSRNPRERVVLESLPAIPYFPKDPDYCYRIRIRAKGGRFTSEDRLRVLVTASREAYTPPDGGPPRSAFEFVDASDQGELYPPADNLLALTVGDGSPSSSMGPTVDGRTKPDVLLEDSRAYFSDGEVSSGSSNAAAYVAGAVAILKAAAPDLGPGPLLRIARQGPPLPASILADRPRAVNATSSVLRLWQAPTRAKLVEVMRAPR from the coding sequence ATGCGTTGGAGAACGGCCCTGTTTCTGGCGTTGGTCCTCGTCCCCGCCAGGCTCGGGCTGGGGCAGGCTGAGGTCGTCGAAAACGGCCGCGCGGGGGCCCTTCCCGCCGGCCGGGTCTCGGCCGCGCGGATGATGAACGGTCCCGAGATCCGGGCCAAGCTGGGACTGACCCGCGAGTATGAGGGGGGCGCAGGACTCAGCTCGGTGAAGGTGGCCGTGCTCGACTCCGGCTTCGAGGGTGTCGGCGGAGGTCGCGCCTATCTGCCCGCCGATGCGGTGATCGTCGAGCATTATGACCCGGAACTCATCCGTCGGTTCAATCTGGGCGATCCCGAGTTCCGCAAAGGATTCGAGCCCGGGAACCGCCACGGGCGGGTCATGGCCCAGATCGTCTGGGGAGTCACCGGCGCCCGGCCTGAGGGGCCCAGGTTCTATCTGCTCAACGCCAACGGCCCGACCATGCTCCGACGCGCCGTGCGTTATGCCATCGAGAGCAAGGTCGACCTCATCCTCTTCAGCGGGTCATTTGAAGGGGGAGGCAATGGTGACGGCCGCGGGCCAATCAACCGGGTGGTCGACGACGCCCTCGCGGCGGGCATCCCATGGATCAATGCCGCGGGCAACTACGGCGGCCGGGTCTTTAACGGGCCGATTCGACCCCTCGACGACGGCTATCTCAGGCTCCGCAAGGGGGCCGACGTGGCCTCTCTGCGGTTCCGTAACCACGTCGACGAGAACAACGTCAACGTCACGCTGACCTGGAACGACTACCGCGAAGACGAGGACGCAGGCACCGAGAAAGACCTCGACCTGTTCGTCGAGGACTGGGCCGGCCGCCGCGTGGGATCGGGCGAGAAGGTCCAGGTGACGGGGGTGCCACAGGCCGATTCGGAGCAGAGCCGCAACCCGCGCGAGCGGGTCGTCCTGGAGAGCCTGCCGGCGATCCCCTATTTCCCGAAAGACCCCGACTACTGCTACCGGATCAGGATCCGCGCGAAGGGAGGGCGGTTCACCTCGGAAGATCGCCTGCGCGTCCTGGTCACGGCGAGCCGGGAGGCTTACACCCCGCCCGACGGTGGTCCGCCGCGGTCTGCGTTCGAGTTCGTCGACGCGTCGGATCAGGGGGAGCTCTACCCGCCGGCCGACAATTTGCTGGCCCTGACGGTCGGCGACGGCAGCCCCTCGTCGTCGATGGGCCCGACGGTCGACGGCAGGACCAAGCCCGACGTGCTTCTGGAAGACTCGCGCGCCTACTTCAGCGACGGCGAGGTCTCCTCGGGCTCCTCGAACGCCGCCGCCTACGTGGCCGGTGCCGTCGCGATCCTGAAGGCGGCCGCCCCCGACCTTGGCCCCGGCCCGCTCCTGAGGATCGCCAGGCAGGGGCCGCCGCTGCCGGCGAGCATCCTGGCCGACCGGCCCAGGGCCGTGAATGCGACCTCCTCCGTGCTGCGTCTCTGGCAGGCCCCGACCCGTGCGAAGCTTGTCGAGGTGATGCGGGCACCTCGCTGA